The proteins below are encoded in one region of Oncorhynchus clarkii lewisi isolate Uvic-CL-2024 chromosome 33, UVic_Ocla_1.0, whole genome shotgun sequence:
- the LOC139392685 gene encoding F-box only protein 40-like, which yields MRRHSLFSRPPRPAGHRHCDSCYSRRCKAPVEISVSCVLIPCRLLCGALFHMCKEGEHALLCPNEKVPCLNAAFGCPIIMPRSWQAGHLQVCPASVVCCSMEWIRWPADEAYANTHLDIHAHTHTLHENLLKEQKAGEQLDLAMALDDQRHLYARMKMKTLYPEMIVKVEGEEEEKKEDKKKKKTEDWATVRLCNGASTLCTAADDGWSEDRPYHILSGVPETAVTDLSDFSLEKEEGDVGVEEPGGDISSDRYNRYERMFNMDKGGCSVDTKSSRGREGKEWNHWMELEEQSCREKKERRDAEELMGALQAPGAPEGPRGTEANRNATGITGMAPWQDGVLQRMAKEVTPQEFNMYLVHHGRMLLTFGQMDACTPREKDFVYGNIEPIPVQTLYSFKVPVSYREKQRSVHYYDASARAESTWACVDTSDLGALKESWWTDEADSTLLGYAEREVMGHQISEERGQDGLYVDMGMQTHSFKTAPFRRDTTLADLTRDRPLKLRLQLHADSTSSRHNKASSAFTFLCGHSFQRREFPKHFRNVHTDIQTCASGWFEQRCPLAYLGCTYSQRRLEPFKQPATVTYNQELSIFNLRPTVPASQGEGPEPLKSSKSQSAPEPVGTPRRRRSRGEGDCDSLSALPSEVLCHMASFLDSLSLSQLALVSRLMREVCSSLLQDRGMVSLLWEKKTYKSGVAKWKAKTVWEFSHLFSTVDLWRFIDNVPSMSEHLKVCPYYQTWVPPQPVALPSMSHLRGGTQEQDNQQRQSLVAQFMGNR from the exons ATG AGACGTCATTCCCTTTTCTCTCGTCCCCCCCGTCCTGCCGGTCATCGCCACTGTGACAGCTGCTACAGCCGGCGGTGTAAGGCCCCCGTGGAGATCTCCGTGTCTTGTGTGCTCATCCCCTGCCGCCTTTTGTGTGGAGCCCTGTTCCACATGTGCAAAGAGGGGGAGCATGCGCTCCTCTGCCCCAATGAGAAGGTGCCATGCCTCAACGCCGCCTTCGGCTGTCCAATCATCATGCCCCGTTCCTGGCAGGCGGGCCACCTGCAGGTCTGTCCCGCCAGTGTGGTGTGCTGCTCAATGGAGTGGATCCGCTGGCCAGCCGATGAAGCCTACGCAAACACACACCTCGAcatccacgcacacacacacaccctgcatgAGAACCTGCTGAAGGAGCAGAAGGCAGGAGAACAGTTGGACCTGGCCATGGCCCTGGATGATCAGAGACACCTGTACGCCCGTATGAAGATGAAGACTCTCTACCCAGAGATGATAGTGaaagtggagggagaggaagaggagaagaaagaagataagaaaaagaagaagacagAAGACTGGGCCACAGTGCGTCTATGTAATGGGGCCTCTACCCTCTGTACGGCTGCTGATGATGGGTGGAGTGAAGATAGGCCATATCATATCCTATCTG GCGTTCCAGAAACAGCCGTGACAGACCTTTCAGACTTTTctttggagaaggaggagggagatgtgGGTGTGGAGGAACCAGGGGGAGACATCAGCTCTGACAGATACAACAGGTATGAGAGGATGTTCAATATGGATAAAGGAGGCTGTAGTGTGGACACCAAAAGCAGCCGGGGCAGAGAAGGGAAGGAGTGGAACCATTGGATGGAGTTGGAGGAGCAGTCGTgcagagagaagaaggagagaagagatgcAGAAGAGTTGATGGGCGCTCTGCAAGCTCCAGGAGCTCCAGAGGGACCACGGGGGACCGAGGCCAACCGTAATGCCACAGGGATTACAGGTATGGCCCCGTGGCAGGACGGGGTCCTGCAGCGCATGGCCAAGGAGGTCACCCCCCAGGAATTCAACATGTACCTGGTGCACCACGGACGCATGCTGCTCACCTTTGGCCAGATGGATGCCTGCACGCCACGGGAAAAAGACTTTGTCTACGGAAACATAGAGCCCATCCCTGTTCAGACACTGTACTCCTTCAAG GTTCCTGTCAGCTACCGTGAGAAGCAGCGTAGTGTCCACTACTATGACGCATCAGCCCGTGCTGAGAGTACCTGGGCCTGTGTGGATACGTCTGACCTGGGGGCATTAAAGGAGTCCTGGTGGACGGACGAGGCTGACAGCACACTACTGGGATacgcagagagagaggtcatgggGCATCAG ATCAGTGAGGAGCGTGGACAGGACGGGCTTTATGTGGACATGGGGATGCAGACCCACTCCTTCAAGACGGCACCGTTCAGACGAGACACGACGTTAGCAGACCTGACAAGGGACAGGCCTCTGAAGCTCCGCCTCCAGCTGCATGCGGACAGCACCTCCAGCCGACACAACAAGGCTAGCTCTGCCTTCACCTTCCTCTGTGGACACTCCTTCCAACGAAGGGAATTCCCCAAACACTTCAG GAACGTGCACACAGACATTCAGACGTGTGCTAGTGGCTGGTTTGAGCAGAGGTGTCCCCTGGCCTACCTGGGCTGCACCTACAGCCAGAGAAGGTTAGAGCCTTTCAAACAACCTGCCACGGTCACCTACAA CCAGGAACTGAGCATCTTCAACCTCCGACCCACCGTCCCAGCTTCTCAAGGGGAGGGACCAGAGCCCCTTAAATCCTCCAAGTCGCAGTCTGCTCCAGAACCTGTCGGAACCCCCAGGAGGAGGCGGTCGAGGGGAGAAGGGGACTGCGATTCTCTGAGTGCTTTGCCATCCGAGGTGCTGTGCCACATGGCCAGCTTCCTGGACAGCCTGTCCCTGTCCCAACTGGCCCTTGTGTCCCGCCTCATGAGAGAGGTATGTTCCTCTCTGCTGCAGGACAGGGGGATGGTGTCCCTCCTCTGGGAAAAGAAGACCTACAAGTCTGGTGTGGCCAAATGGAAGGCCAAAACG GTGTGGGAGTTCAGTCATCTGTTCTCTACAGTAGATTTGTGGCGTTTTATAGACAACGTGCCATCCATGTCAGAGCACCTGAAGGTTTGTCCCTACTACCAGACCTGGGTACCACCCCAGCCGGTGGCCCTGCCCAGCATGAGTCACCTACGGGGTGGAACACAGGAGCAGGACAACcagcagagacagagcctggttgcTCAGTTCATGGGCAACAGATAA